ATTCGAATATATCGTCGTCATCCGTGTTTCAGTTGGCAGAAGGTCGTAAGCTTCCGCCGATAAAAGCAACGGAATCAACAACGAAAAAACCGATATGATTCTTTTCACTTTTCCTCCTTCGTTTTACGAATAAGTTACCCCGTCAAAGGGGAATACGATAGAACAAATAATTTGTCAAATACTTTTTCAAAGATTGTCGCCGCTTTTTTCCAAATAAAGATTCACTTCGCTTTTCTTTACATTTTTTTTGGGAATTGAAACTATGCGGTATTTTTCTGAAACGGAAAAACGATCAATTTCGATAACATCGTTCTCTTTTATTTCTCTAGAAGGTTTTATCCTGTTTCCGTTAATTTTTACAAGACCTTCCGTACATGCTTTGGCAGACATGGTTCTGCTTTTATATATGCATACAGAATCGAGGA
This sequence is a window from candidate division WOR-3 bacterium. Protein-coding genes within it:
- a CDS encoding RNA-binding protein, whose product is MRIDVFLDSVCIYKSRTMSAKACTEGLVKINGNRIKPSREIKENDVIEIDRFSVSEKYRIVSIPKKNVKKSEVNLYLEKSGDNL